DNA sequence from the Cohnella herbarum genome:
TTTATTCCGATTGATGTTCGAATCTTTACTGTTCTCCGTAATGGCCGCGCTCAGCTTGGGGAAGTATTGTTCCGTCTTCATCAAGCCGTTACGGGTACCCATCAACTTAAAATCGAACGTTGCGTTAACCAATAGGGTATCCAATAGATTCGGATCGCTAGGCAAAGCTCTTTCATCCAAAAAGCTGTAGACGGACTCCGCATTTTTTCTAGTCTCGTTGGAGATCGAGAGATTGGACGATTTGGGGGAATGGGAATTTAAGTATTGAAAGGATGAAATGATCGCGTTTCCCCGTCCGTTTTCCATCGTTTCCCCATAATAGATGTAATTCATCGTCTTTTTCAGATTTGCGTTTTGATCCGCGAAGAAGGAGCTGACCGATTGCAACACTTCTTCGTTGTAGCTCAGGGCCTGTTCTTTCAAAATATTCGTAATTCTATTAACGATTAATAACGTTAAAATACTTAACGAAATTAGGATAATAAGCGAATTCATAAGCAACAATTTGTTAAAAAAGCGCTTTCGGATGTGTTTGGCGTACATCAAGCGAATCATGGCTGTTCACCCGTTTCCTGCTCTATGATCTTAAAATTCACTATAACATGCTCGGCCATAAAACTTCACGAGAACCATAATTTTTATATAAAATCTCATAATCATTGCAATTGTTACACGACCTTCATGGGCTCTATACTTAGTGGCAGGAGGTAGAGAATGACAATGGAAACCTTGCAGACCAAGACACCGCCCCATCTCCCGGCCCAGGCAGGAGGGTTAACCGGCAAGCAAAAACAAAAGATCAAACTGTTATTGATGATCTCTCCTTTTTTGGTAGTTACGTTCGTTTTTTATTACTTGCCATTATTGGGTTGGTCATTCGCGTTTATGGATTATATTCCGGGAGTGCCCATTTTCGAGCAACAATTTGTCGGTTTGAAGTATTTCAGAATCATTTTTTCCGGAGGCAACGATTTTTTGCTCGTTATGAAAAATACGCTGAGTCTCAGCTTCCTTGGCTTGGCGACAGCCCCGATTCCGGTCATTTTCGCCATTATGCTGTCCGAAGTACGGCATAGCAAGTTATCGAAAACGATTCAGACCCTCACTTCAATCCCGAACTTCATTTCTTGGATTCTCGTTTATGCAATCGCTTTCGCCCTGTTTTCTTCCCAGGAAGGAATGATCAATAAAATTCTGCTGGATTGGCATGTGATCGATAAACCGCTAGAACCGTTAATTAGCAGCACCTATGCATGGTACTTTCAGATCTTGATAGGACTTTGGAAGGGAACCGGCTGGGGAGCGATCATCTATATTGCGGCAATCGCCGGCATTGATCAGGAGCAGTACGAAGCGGCCGAGATCGATGGCGCCGGGCGGTTCAGGAAAATATGGCATGTGACGATTCCGGGTATTCTTCCCACGTTTTTCGTTCTGCTGCTGCTTGCCATTTCGAATATTCTGAGCAACGGCTTCGAGCAGTATTATGTCTTCCAGAACGCCATGAACAGCAACAAGCTTGAGGTGTTCGACACCTACATCTATCGAATGGGGATCGCCAACGCGGAATATGCCTTTTCGACGGCAATGGGTATTTTCAAATCGGTAATCAGCATCATTCTGCTTCTATCTGCCAATTCTTTGTCCAAAGCCGTTCGCAAGGAAAGCATCATCTAAGGGGAGGGGAGGAACCGCCGGTGCGAATCAAACAAAGAGATTTTCTGTTTCAGTTTATAAATTCCGGAATCTTGATTGTGTTTGCCTTTAGCTGCATTTATCCGTTCTACTATTTGATTATTAACTCTCTGAGCAATCCCGCGGATGCCGCTAATGGCATTTACCTGTTTCCCAAAAATATTACGCTTGTCTCGTACGAGCATCTTGCGCAAATTCCGTCGATTTATCAAAGCGTTTTCATATCGCTCTCAAGAACGGTCGTGGGAACCGTGCTGACGGTTTTCAGCTGCGCCTTCGTCGGTTTCCTGGTTTCGAAAAAGACGATGCCCGGACGGAAATGGATATACAGATCGATCATATTCACCATGTTCTTTAATTCGGGACTTATTCCCTGGTATATGCTCATGAAGGAGCTTCACCTGAAGAACAGCTTCCTGCTATACGTGTTGCCCAGCATGATTTCGGCATTCTACATTATTCTGGTCAAAACCTATATCGAGTCGCTTCCTGCCGCATTGGAAGAATCCGCCGAGATGGACGGCGCGGGACTGACTACGGTCTTCTTCAAAATTATCATGCCGCTGTCCATGCCGATCATCGCTTGCGTTGCCGTATTCAGCGCGGTGAATCAATGGAATTCGTGGGCGGATAACTATTACCTGGTATCCGACAGCAACCTGAATACGCTTCAATATTTGCTCTATACGAATCTACAAACCAATATGGCCAATATGATGAATGCGACTTCCGGAGGCAGTTCCGTGACATCCATGGCCAGTTCCGTGCAGGTGACTGCGGCATCGATTAAGCAGTCGATGACGGTCGTTACGGTGCTGCCGATCTTGTTGGTCTATCCGTTAATGCAAAGATATTTTGTCAGGGGACTCATGCTTGGAGCAATTAAAGGTTAAGCGATTGCTGGTAAAACTGCCCGCAAGGGTATTTTTATAAAACAAAAAGTGAGGGGATTGTCATGAGTAAAAAAGCGGCGTCTTGTCTTCTATCCCTATTGTTGATCGGTACCCTTTTCGGTTGTTCGAGCGAAAACAAGAATGAGACGAGCGTGCCTGCCACAACGTCGTCGCCGAGCGCGACTTCGCAAGGACAAGCGTCGGCGGAGGCCAAACCGCCAATTACGTTGAAGATTTCCGCCTTCGTTTCCAAGGCTGAGCCGAATGGCGTTGGGCAAAACCCGGTCGCGAAATATATTGAGGAGAAGCTCGGGATTACGATGAACATGACTTCGGTGGGCGGCGGCGACGATTGGCCCCAGAAACTGAACGCTTTAATCGCGAGCAACGACCTTCCGGATATTTTCCTGGTCACGGATCCGGTGAAACAAATTCCGCAGATGATCAAAGCAAAACAAATCGTTGAGCTCGGTCCGCTGCTGGAGAAGAACGGCAAAAATATACTGTCCCATAATCTCGGCAAAGCGATGGTCGAACTGCAAACGAAATATAGTCCAAGCGGCGACAAGCTGTATTCCATCGGCATGAACATGGGGACGTGGGATACGGGAACAGCGCCGATCGCGGGACATTTTATCCGATGGGATCTCTACAAAAAGCTCGGTTACCCTAAGCTCGAGAATTACGATACCGATCTTCTGAACGTGCTCAAGCAGATGCAAGAAGCAGAGCCGACGACGAAAGACGGCAAAAAAGTGTACGCCTTAGGCGGATGGTTCGCCGACGCGCAAGGCTGGGGAGACTGGGGAATCACTTATCCGCTTTCGTTTTCGGAAGGTCAAAGCTATGTGACTTTGGATAAAACGGTGGTAGCCGACATCGAAACGAACACCGTCAATCCGAATAACGCGTTGACCGATAAAAACAGTATTTTCTGGCGTGCCATCAAATTCTATAACAAGGCCAATCAGATGGGCATTCTGGATCCGGAGTCGTTCTCGCAAAAGTCGGACGGCTATGTCGCCAAGATGAATACCGGGAGATATCTGTATGAAAGCGAAGGCTGGTATGTAGACGGCATTAACAACTTCTTCGAAAAAGAGGGAACGCCGGAAAAAGGAATGGTAGCGCTGCCTGCGCTCGGTACGGACAAATATACGTTGATTAATATGTTGCCGGCCGGCGAAAGGACGTATGTAATCTCATCGAAATGCAAGGATCCGGAGAGGGCTTTGGAGCTGCTGGACTTCCTTTCCTCGTATGAAGCTTCCAGAATCGTATGGAACGGATTGGAAGGGACGAATTGGAACATGGAAGACGGCAAGCCCGTGCCGACGGATGACTTCCTGAACCAGGACGGCAACGATTTCGAATTCATGAAGAAAACCGGAGCATTGATCTACCAGCATTTCGTCGGCTTTGCAAGCGGCACAATCGATCCTGCAACGGATACTCCGGTTAATCTGTTCGCGAATTCGGAGAAAGCCATCGCCAAGAAGCTGAAGCCGGTTCACCAAGATATGCTGGAGCATTATGGCGCGAAGTCGTTGTTCGATCTTTATACTTCTAATATGAAAGCCTATAAGTCCAACGCGCTCTTTAGCTTGGGAGAACTGCCGGACGATCTGAAGACTTATGAAACGAATCTGCAAGCCTATACCTTTAAGCAGCAATTCCCGCTGATCCTGGCCAAGGACGATGCGGAATTTAATAAGATGCAAGACGAATTCATTGCGGGCTTGAAGGAATTTAAGGTGGACGAGATCTTCGCCTACTGGAAATCGAAGGCCGATCAATCGGCTCAAGAGCTGGCGCCTATTTACGACTTGCTGAAATAATCAGTGAAGGAAGGGATAAGGTATGGAAGCCGTTCAAATTCGACTGCTATTTCAGAAGAAATCGTTAAAGCTTGCCATGATCGTTATGACCGCAATTTTGTGTATGTTGCCATCTTTCCCTCAACGCATTCACGCAACGGGCACGACTTATTATGTGAGCTCTTCCGGAGGCAACGATTCGAATGACGGATTAAGCAGCGCCACACCGTGGCGAACGCTGACGAAGATCTCGTCGATCACGTTTAACCCCGGCGATACGATTTTGCTCAAAGCGGGCGATCAATGGACTGGGGAAATCCTGTATCCGCACGGAG
Encoded proteins:
- a CDS encoding ABC transporter permease subunit, translated to MTMETLQTKTPPHLPAQAGGLTGKQKQKIKLLLMISPFLVVTFVFYYLPLLGWSFAFMDYIPGVPIFEQQFVGLKYFRIIFSGGNDFLLVMKNTLSLSFLGLATAPIPVIFAIMLSEVRHSKLSKTIQTLTSIPNFISWILVYAIAFALFSSQEGMINKILLDWHVIDKPLEPLISSTYAWYFQILIGLWKGTGWGAIIYIAAIAGIDQEQYEAAEIDGAGRFRKIWHVTIPGILPTFFVLLLLAISNILSNGFEQYYVFQNAMNSNKLEVFDTYIYRMGIANAEYAFSTAMGIFKSVISIILLLSANSLSKAVRKESII
- a CDS encoding carbohydrate ABC transporter permease, which produces MRIKQRDFLFQFINSGILIVFAFSCIYPFYYLIINSLSNPADAANGIYLFPKNITLVSYEHLAQIPSIYQSVFISLSRTVVGTVLTVFSCAFVGFLVSKKTMPGRKWIYRSIIFTMFFNSGLIPWYMLMKELHLKNSFLLYVLPSMISAFYIILVKTYIESLPAALEESAEMDGAGLTTVFFKIIMPLSMPIIACVAVFSAVNQWNSWADNYYLVSDSNLNTLQYLLYTNLQTNMANMMNATSGGSSVTSMASSVQVTAASIKQSMTVVTVLPILLVYPLMQRYFVRGLMLGAIKG
- a CDS encoding extracellular solute-binding protein: MSKKAASCLLSLLLIGTLFGCSSENKNETSVPATTSSPSATSQGQASAEAKPPITLKISAFVSKAEPNGVGQNPVAKYIEEKLGITMNMTSVGGGDDWPQKLNALIASNDLPDIFLVTDPVKQIPQMIKAKQIVELGPLLEKNGKNILSHNLGKAMVELQTKYSPSGDKLYSIGMNMGTWDTGTAPIAGHFIRWDLYKKLGYPKLENYDTDLLNVLKQMQEAEPTTKDGKKVYALGGWFADAQGWGDWGITYPLSFSEGQSYVTLDKTVVADIETNTVNPNNALTDKNSIFWRAIKFYNKANQMGILDPESFSQKSDGYVAKMNTGRYLYESEGWYVDGINNFFEKEGTPEKGMVALPALGTDKYTLINMLPAGERTYVISSKCKDPERALELLDFLSSYEASRIVWNGLEGTNWNMEDGKPVPTDDFLNQDGNDFEFMKKTGALIYQHFVGFASGTIDPATDTPVNLFANSEKAIAKKLKPVHQDMLEHYGAKSLFDLYTSNMKAYKSNALFSLGELPDDLKTYETNLQAYTFKQQFPLILAKDDAEFNKMQDEFIAGLKEFKVDEIFAYWKSKADQSAQELAPIYDLLK